The Flavobacterium faecale genome has a segment encoding these proteins:
- a CDS encoding peptidoglycan-binding protein LysM, which translates to MIKKWYFYTTLAIIIAFLSSGFKPLKMDSNHWFLIKNPDGSQYLYPSQQQEDYTNLNIPFTGNLFIGFKEAIGFKESQGKYKKINSLGYLGKYQFGVETLKTIGIKNSPKFLSSPKMQEKAFIALLAKNKWILRDVIEKYEGKVVGGIQVTESGILAAAHLGGAGSVKKFFRYKGSRYLKDAYGTSIRSYMKAFGGYDTSFIIPDNNAVVSAN; encoded by the coding sequence ATGATAAAGAAATGGTATTTTTATACGACATTGGCGATTATAATTGCCTTTTTGAGCTCAGGTTTTAAACCTCTTAAAATGGACTCTAATCATTGGTTTTTAATAAAAAACCCAGATGGATCTCAGTACTTATATCCATCACAACAACAAGAAGATTACACCAATTTAAATATCCCTTTTACCGGAAATTTATTTATTGGTTTCAAAGAAGCAATCGGCTTCAAAGAATCGCAAGGAAAATACAAAAAAATTAATTCCTTGGGTTATTTAGGTAAATACCAATTTGGTGTTGAAACCTTAAAAACAATCGGAATCAAAAACAGCCCTAAATTTTTAAGCAGTCCAAAAATGCAAGAAAAAGCATTTATTGCTCTATTGGCAAAAAACAAATGGATATTGCGTGATGTAATTGAAAAATACGAAGGCAAAGTCGTTGGTGGTATTCAAGTTACAGAATCTGGAATTCTTGCAGCAGCTCACCTTGGTGGTGCTGGATCTGTAAAAAAGTTTTTTAGGTATAAAGGGTCTCGTTACTTGAAAGATGCTTACGGTACTTCGATAAGAAGCTACATGAAAGCTTTTGGAGGGTATGACACTTCTTTTATCATCCCGGACAATAATGCAGTAGTTAGTGCAAATTAA